The following nucleotide sequence is from Myxococcus guangdongensis.
GTAGCCCGCGCGGAACGCCGCGAAGCCCGGCGCCCACATCAGGCGAGTGCCCGTGCCCGACACCGGGAGCAGCCCCTTGTCCACCTCGCCGCTCGCCACCAGGCCTCCCGCCGAGTCCACGGTGAAGACCGGGAACTGCTTCCAGCTCGCGCCCGCGGAGGTGGTGTTCTGCACCTTCAGGAGCGCAATCGAGGACTCGACGGTGGACGCCGCGTCGACGAGCAGGTCCGAGCGCGTCGACAGCTGGCCATGGGTGGTGCCCGAGCCCGAGAGCGCGAAGGAGCCCGTCTGCACCGCCAGGCTGTTCTGCACGTAGTGCGCGCTGCCCGCCAGGGGCGCTCGCGCGTCGGTGAGCCGGGGGTCGTTGGTGGGCACGGGCGGGTTGGCGCCGTCGTAGCGCACGCTCAACACGTTGCCTTCCAACGTCAGCCCCTCGCCCACCTCCCAGGCGGTGCCGCTCGGACCTTGAGGCCCTTGAGGGCCCTGCGGCCCCTGGAGTCCCTCGGCGCCGCGCGATCCATCCGAGCCACAGCCCAGCCCCGCGAAGGTGATGCCCAGCGCGGCCAGCCATGTCCTGACACCCATTCGAATCCTCCTGGCGAGATAGGGCCCGAAGTCTAGCGCCCTACGCGCCAGGTAATCTCGGAGAGATGGGTTCTCTCCGTGTCCTACCCGGGCTCCGGTGAACGATACGCCCCTGGCTCAGTGGCTCGGCTCGCGCCAGGTGTGGGGACAGGCGCGGCATTGTCGGGCGCTGGGGGTCCTGGCGAGGACGCCACATTTCGGACACCGGTTGATGACGACGGTGTCGGGGTGCTCGGCCAGGAGCCGGCGCTCGAGGTGGCGGGCCAGGCCTTCCTTCCCCTCCGCGAGCAGCGCGAGCACCTGGGGATGGTCCGTGGCCCAGCGGGGCCCGGCGTCGGTGTCGTACGTCTCCAGGAACGCGGCCCGCCGCTCCATGTCCGTGAGGTGCTGCCCGTAGTACCCGAGGAGATACGCGAGGAGTGGGTCCTTCGGCTCCTGGTTCCCCGTGCGTGGACCGATGCCGAGCCCCTCGCGGACGGTACGAGACTCGGTGTCACCCTGCGCGATGGCGGCTTCCTCGAACGTCAGGAGCCGCTCGACCAATGCGGAGGTGCGGACCTCGCGCACGCGCGCCACCTCGCGCAGGGCTTCACCGTGACGGTTCGCGCGGCGCAGCACGTCCACCCGTTGGAGGCCGCGCCATCCCTTCCAGTCGACATCCCCGCTGGGCTCCCAGTGTGCGGGAGGGGGCGTGGCCAGCATCAGGTCGGCGGCCTCGGAGAAGTACTGGCGTGCCGGCTTCGCCTTCTCGCAGAGCTCCAGCACCCAGGCCGCGAGGAGCCGGGCGGACACGGCATCATCGCGGTCTGCCGTGGCATCGGCCAGCATCACCCGGCGGAGGGCCCGGCGGACGGCAATGGCTCGACCCAGGCCGTTCGACAGGGCGCGATAAGCCTCCGAGCGGACCACGTCGTCCGCGCTCGGGTGGGCGGTGGAGAGGTCCTCCGCGCAGTAGCCGCAGGTCGGACACACATGGAGGTTGAGGCTCAGATTGGAGAACGCCTGTCCCTCCGGACGGCCATCGAGTTCGGGAAGTTCTCTGCGGGTGATGTGGCGAGGAGGCCTGTGCTTGCTTTCGTTCGCGCAGACGGCGCACGTCACGGGCTGCTTGGTCGGGAGATGAGAAGACATGCGAGTGATACGGAGTCTCCCATGAAAAGGGGCGCGGGCTTCGCGTGGCCCGCGCCCCTTCACTCCCCGTGCTCAGGGCGCGGGGAAGTGGTCGAAGTAGTGGTCCAGGGTGCGGGTGCCATCCGGCTGGTCGATGCCGGTGAAGAGCCAGGGCGGCACCACGCCGCCGAGGACGGCGGGGACGTTCATGGGCTGACGCCGCCGGTCCTGGAACCGGGGCCCCGTCCCCGACGTCAGCGCGCCCAGCTTCAGTCCAGGCAGCTGCGTGGTGGGGGTGTGGCACGCGAGGCAGAACGCGTTGGCGCTGGTGTCCGGGCGCGGCGTGGTGGCCTGGAGCGTGGGCAGGCCCATCAGACTCGCGCGCAGGCAGCGCGACGCCAGGAGTGGGTCGACGCGGGGATTCTTGTGCACCCGGTCGATGCAGAGGTGGTCCCCGTACTGCGCCGGGTAGTCGAGCGGCTCCAGATACGAGCCCAGCCGCAGCTGCTCGCAGATGCTCCAGCGCGCGCCGGGGTAGCGACTCGAGCGGAAGCGCAGCTTCTCCAGCGTGGGGTCCCACGGCTCGCCCCGGCGCAGGCCGATGTCCACCGTCGTCCCGAGCGCCTGGTTGCACATCAGCTCATCCGTCCACCCGGCCTGGATGTCCGCGGGCGACAGCGCGTAGATGCGCAGCTCGTCCACCCACCCGAAGAAGGGCAGCCGCGGCTGCCCCGGCACGAAGGCGGGCCCCGGGTCGCTCACCGTCATCCACGTCCACCCGCTCATCGAGTTCCACATCGGGTCGAAGCCGATGTCGTGGGGCGCGACGGTGAGCGTCGAGTGCCAGGTCCCATCGATGTAGAACGCCACCTTCCGCTGCCCCTGCTCGGTCATCACCTTCATGCCGAACTGGAAGTAGCGGCCGGGCTGCACCAGCGTGCCCAGGTGCGTGGTGAAGCGCTGCCCCGTCGCGCCGTTGTACACGTCCAGCTCGTGCCACAAGTTGCCGTTGGCGTCCCTCGCCTGGACCAGGCCCACCCACGAGTTGTCGGAGAAGTAGAACAGGGTGCGGGGCGTGCCCCGGACCTGCGTCGCGCCGGGCCGCACGAACAGCTCCTCGCGTGAGTCGAGCCACAGGCTGAACAGCCAATCGCGCCGCGAACCATCCACCGGATAGCCCATGTCCATGAAGTCATTGCGGCCATCCAGCCAGACGCCCTTGCCGCTGACGCCGCCCAGCGCCACGGGTTCGACGCGCGCGCCGCCGCGCAGCCGCACCGAGGACGGAGGCTGGGGGCCATCCATGCCGGACATCGGGCCGCCCGTGGCCGCGTTCTGCACCAGCGGGTTGCGCTTGAAGGCGAAGGCCGCGAGCGCGCCTCCCCGCACGTAGGCATTCACGTCGCCCAGGGGCACGAAGCCATCCTGGGGGAAGGTCTCCGCGCGCGTCGCGGTGGCGTGGGGATTCACGTCCATGCGCATGGCCGCGTTCATGTGCGCCACCACGAAGGCGCGCTTGTGCAGGTAGTCGTCGAACGCCACCTCCGCGTTGCGCTGGTTGGTGGACTGGACGTTCCACACCACGTCGAACGGCAGCGTGGGGCGCATCCCATCGAAGTGGTTGAGCTGGTTCTCGAACGAGAAGAACTGTGAGCTGCCCTTGGGCGAGAAGGTGATGTCGTCGCCCGAGTACAGGCGCAGCGAGTAGGTGCGCTGGAGGTTGTCCTCGGTGTTGCCCGTCATGTCGGTGAGGTTCAGCCCATTGTCGAGGATGACCGCCTTGCCCCGCGTCCACGCGCCCAGGACGCTGATGGCCTGCGCGGGCGCTCGGTCCGGGTTGAACCGCGCCCGGTCCGAGTCGGGGGGCTGGCTGGAGGTGGAGTCCGTCAGCGCGGGGGCGGCGCTGCCGCGGTCCTCGCGCACCACCTGCCTTGCGTAGTAGCCGTCATGCGGGTGGTTCTTCGCGGCGAAGAACAGGTTCTTCCCCTCGCGGTCCATCCACGGATAGGCCCATTGATTGAGCGTGCCGAAGGGGATGGGATTGCCCAGCGTGTCCCGGAACGGCTGGGACCTGCGCCCGGCGACGACCTGCGACTTCGCCATCTCGTAGCGGGTGTTCACCGCCGGGTCCATCGGCATCATGCTGATGGGCTTGAAGTGCCTCCACTCCGACGCGCGACAGCTCACGTCCGACGCGGCGTAGTACAGCCCGTGCATGTTGACGACGAGCAGCTTGCCGTCTCCGCTCACCGCCGGCTCGAAGAGGGCATAGGGCTTCTGTCCCGTGCCAGGGGTCCACCCCACGACGCCGCTCCAGTTGCCGCCATTGCCGATGACGGCGTCCCCGTCATCCTCCACTTGATAGACGTTCTGGAAGCTCTGCCGGTCGAAGAACTGGCACCACTTGGGCGCGGCGGCGGAGGTGTCCCGGAAGTAGAGGGGCTCGGGCAGCGGCCACACCATCACCGGGGTGTAGCAACGGAAGGTCGGGCTGGTGCTGAACAGTCGGGGCCAGTCGATGGTGTCCGGAGCGGTGGGGCGGGCGTACGCGGAGCCCGCGCTCATGTCGCTCCAGTTGGACTCGTGGATGTTGAATGGACGGAAGGGCGGCAACTGCCAGGTGGGCAGCGCCTTGACCTCACCCTCGGGGTTGCGCGGATACACCCAGAGCCCCCAGCCGGAGGCGTCCCCCGTCGTCGCATTGCCGGTCGTCAGCGCCTTGGGATTGCGCGCGAAGACCGTCAGGTCCACCGAGCGCAGCTCCCAGTGGTTCCCCGCGGACGACACCAGGCCGTAGACGAGCGAGATGTCGTAGCAGTCGCCCTGGATGAGCGGCGAGCCCGCCTCGTAGCGCGCCGAGCACGCCACCGGGTTGCGCCCGTGGGTGCCCTGGGTGATGGCGCTCATCGAGTCCTCGCACGTGGTGCTGTGCAGCGCGTCCGGGAAGTCGCCGTTGTTCTTCGCCGTGAGGAACGTCGCCATCGGGTTGAAGTAGGTGAACGGATGCAGCCGTGCCCCGGGCTGCCTCGGCTGGACGAAGTGGGTCCCCTGGGTGGCGAAGTCGTAGCGGAAGTCGTGCCCGAGCGTCTCGGGACGGAAGGTGTAGAGCGTGGAGCCCTCCGCGCAGCCTCGACAGCCGCCGCGCACGAAGAGCCGTCCGTCGTTGGTGCCACGGTTGTACGGCAGCACCTGGATGGCCTGGGCGGCGTCCGCTGTCTCCGGCAGCTTCGGTGCCCCCCAGCCCTGGTCGTACTCGGCCGGTGGGAACGGCTGCATCACCCCGTTCAGCGCCGGGGGCCGCAAGGACAACGGAGACGTCGCGGTGGGCCGGTGGGGGCGCCACGCCGTGCTCAGCTCCCGGAAGATGCTGGGGCGCTGCGGGTTCTCCTCGTTGTAGCAATTGTCGATGAGGGAGTAGTCGTTCGTCCCCGTGGGACACGGGGGCGCCGCCACGTAGGCCACTTCGCGGAACCACGTCGGTGGGTCCAACCGGGCCTGGGTCGTGGAGACGGGCTCGACGACAGGCGTCACGGGCTCGGCTGAATCACAGCCGGAACTCCACGTGAGCAGGGATACCCATAAGAAAAACGTTCGAGTCGAGCGAGCTGAGGAATCCAGGAACATGGACGCCATGTACCAAGGCAGACGGACATGGCGTCAATGGGGCGGGGTGACCCCACCGGAATGCGTGGCCCTCTGTCTTCAGGACCTTGGCGGGTGTCTACATGCAGCGGTTTTCACAGACACCCAACAGGCAGAACCAACACGGGCCCACGCAGGTGGGGCGACAGGCCGCGTTGGAGTGCTCGCTGGTGGCGAGCGTCATGTCCGAGGGCGGCAGGCTCACCGTCTCCTCACAGGTCGTCTCGCTCGCGTCCTGGACGAGCGCGGCGGAGGTCTCCCCCGTGGACAGGGCGGCGAGCCCCACCACGAGCAGGGTGCACAGCAACATGAACAGGGACCGCTGGCGCTCGAGCTTCGCGAACATCCGTGTCTCCTTGGTGATGTCGGGATGAGGCCCCGTCAGTCTGTCATGAAGCGTACTTAATAAGGAAATCTAGCAATCGATGAGGCGAGGCGGGGCGGGGACGCAAGGCGTTGCCGCGGCACGTCGAGCGGCCTATGGAAGAGGTCATGCGCTACTTCGACGACTTCCAACCCGGTGAGGCGAGTGAGGCCGGGCCCTATGTGGTCTCCCGCGAGGAGATCATCGCCTTCGCGAAGCAGTTCGACCCCCAGCCCTTCCACCTGAGTGACGAGGGTGGGCGTGAGGGCATCTTCGGTGGCCTCATCGCGAGCGGGTGGCACACCGCGTCCATCTGCCACAAGCTCGCGGTGGAGCACCTGTTGAGCAAGACGGCGAGCCTGGGCTCACCGGGGCTGGACGAGCTGCGCTGGCTCAAGCCCGTGCGTCCCGGTGACGCGCTCACCGCGCGCTTCGAGGTGCTCTCCACCACGCCGTCGCGCAGCAAGGCGGACCGAGGCGCCATCAAGTTCCGCTTCGAGGTGCGCAACCAGCATGGCGAGGTGGTGATGACGGAGGTCGCCAACGCGCTGTTCGCCCGCAGGCCCGAGGGGAGCGCGGCGAAGTAGGGCTCCTCGGGGCGAGGTTTCCCGAGCCCGTGCGGCCGTCCTCTCGCGCATCAGGTCTCGCCTTGGAGCATCGCGAGCCGGGGCTCCGCACCCGGCCACCCGCTTGTCGTGCCCCGGGCAGGCCCCCGGGGCAATGAGACGCGAGCCTGGGGGCATCTCCTCGCGCGCCGGGTCGTGCCGAGGGCTCGCACCTCGGCGCGGCGCGCACCGGCCCCGGCGCGCGATGGAGGGAGACGGGCGACGCCCTTCGCGGGGGCCGGTCAGCGCTCCGCCATCAGCTTGTTGAGCACTGGATAGGAGATGCCCGCCTCCGGCGCGGGAGCGGCGGCGCCGTCCCGCAGGAACTCCGTGGAGAGCGCGGCCACGCGGCCCAGGATGGACTGCGCCATGCCGGCGCCGGCGCTGACGCGGCGCACGCCGAGCGTGGCGAGCTCCGACGCGGCGGGCAACCCCGTCATCGCCATCAGGTTCACCGGCAGCCCCGCCTCCGACGTCACGACGCGAATCTCCGCGGGCGACTTCAAGCCCGGCACGAAGAGCCCGTCCGCGCCCGCCGCCTTGTAGCGACGCGCCCGCGACAGCGTCTCCTCCACGCGCTTGTCCGCGGGGCCGATGCCCTTCAGGAACACATCCGTGCGCGCGTTGATGAACAAGTCCAACCCACGCCCGGCCACCGCGCGCTTCACCGCTTCAATCTTCGCGCACAACAGGTCCGCACTCCCCGAGCCGTCCTCCAGGTTGATGCCCACGCCCCCCGCGTCGAGCACGCCGAGCGCCACCTCACCCACCACCTTCGGGTCGTCCGAGTAGCCGCCCTCCATGTCCACCGTCAGCGGCACCTTCACCACGCGTGCGATGGAGGCCACGGTGTCCAGCAGCCGGCTCACCGGCAGCGCGTCTCCGTCCGGATACCCCTGCGCCCACGCCACGCCCGCGCTCGTGGTGGCGAGCGCCTTGGCGCCCAGGCTCTCCATGACGCGCGCGCTGCCCGCGTCCCATGCGTTGACCAGCAACAACAGCCCCGCCTCGTGAAGCTGGCGGAAGGCTCGAATCGAATCAGGAGGCGCGACAGGCATGGGGTGGTCCTCGAGGGGTGTGGGGGCGTGGGCCCGCGTCGACGTCAGGACTTCAAAAGGGGCAGGGCCCTGGACTCGTGGCTGAGTAACCAGCGCTTGCGCTGGATGCCACCTCCATAACCCGTGAGCGAGCCATTGGCGCCCACCACGCGGTGACACGGCACGACGATGCCCACGGGGTTCGCGCCATTGGCCAGTCCCACCGCGCGCACGGCCGTGGGCCGGCCG
It contains:
- a CDS encoding MaoC family dehydratase: MRYFDDFQPGEASEAGPYVVSREEIIAFAKQFDPQPFHLSDEGGREGIFGGLIASGWHTASICHKLAVEHLLSKTASLGSPGLDELRWLKPVRPGDALTARFEVLSTTPSRSKADRGAIKFRFEVRNQHGEVVMTEVANALFARRPEGSAAK
- a CDS encoding isocitrate lyase/PEP mutase family protein, translating into MPVAPPDSIRAFRQLHEAGLLLLVNAWDAGSARVMESLGAKALATTSAGVAWAQGYPDGDALPVSRLLDTVASIARVVKVPLTVDMEGGYSDDPKVVGEVALGVLDAGGVGINLEDGSGSADLLCAKIEAVKRAVAGRGLDLFINARTDVFLKGIGPADKRVEETLSRARRYKAAGADGLFVPGLKSPAEIRVVTSEAGLPVNLMAMTGLPAASELATLGVRRVSAGAGMAQSILGRVAALSTEFLRDGAAAPAPEAGISYPVLNKLMAER